The proteins below are encoded in one region of Podarcis raffonei isolate rPodRaf1 chromosome 8, rPodRaf1.pri, whole genome shotgun sequence:
- the SMIM12 gene encoding small integral membrane protein 12 isoform X2, which translates to MWPVLWATVRAYAPYVTFPVAFVVGAVGYHLEWFIRGQPSPQPPEDEKSISERREDRKLQESAGKDLTQVVSLKDKLEFAPKAVLNRNRPEKN; encoded by the coding sequence ATGTGGCCAGTCCTGTGGGCAACAGTGCGGGCCTACGCCCCTTACGTCACCTTCCCTGTGGCCTTTGTGGTTGGGGCGGTGGGCTACCACCTTGAGTGGTTCATCCGTGGCCAGCCATCCCCTCAGCCACCTGAGGATGAGAAGAGCATCTCGGAGAGGCGCGAAGACCGCAAGCTTCAGGAGAGTGCAGGAAAGGACCTCACCCAGGTGGTCAGCCTCAAGGACAAGCTGGAATTTGCTCCCAAAGCTGTGCTCAACCGGAACCGTCCTGAGAAGAACTAG
- the SMIM12 gene encoding small integral membrane protein 12 isoform X3 has translation MMGPAGAMWPVLWATVRAYAPYVTFPVAFVVGAVGYHLEWFIRGQPSPQPPEDEKSISERREDRKLQESAGKDLTQVVSLKDKLEFAPKAVLNRNRPEKN, from the coding sequence GACCCGCAGGAGCCATGTGGCCAGTCCTGTGGGCAACAGTGCGGGCCTACGCCCCTTACGTCACCTTCCCTGTGGCCTTTGTGGTTGGGGCGGTGGGCTACCACCTTGAGTGGTTCATCCGTGGCCAGCCATCCCCTCAGCCACCTGAGGATGAGAAGAGCATCTCGGAGAGGCGCGAAGACCGCAAGCTTCAGGAGAGTGCAGGAAAGGACCTCACCCAGGTGGTCAGCCTCAAGGACAAGCTGGAATTTGCTCCCAAAGCTGTGCTCAACCGGAACCGTCCTGAGAAGAACTAG